From the Heptranchias perlo isolate sHepPer1 unplaced genomic scaffold, sHepPer1.hap1 HAP1_SCAFFOLD_1254, whole genome shotgun sequence genome, the window aattactaataaatccaatagggaattcaggagaaacttctttacccaaagagtggttggaatgtggactctctaccacaaggagtagctgaggcaactagtatagatgcatttaaggggaagctagatacacaggagggagaaaggaatagaaggatatgctgatagggttagatgaagtagggagggaggaggctcgtgtggagcataaacaccagcatagaccagttgggccgaatggtctgtttctgtgctgtacattctatgtaaaagtcTCCCGTTCTGAGGTGTAATtgcatctgaaatgttaacttgtgttTTCTCATCAGGTGTTGATGGACCTATTCTGCATTGTTAGAATTTTGTATCTCACAGGTGTATCTTATTTGTAAATTGTGCAGCCCATGATGCAAAGATGTTATTATACACAACCATGGGGTATGATATGTATCTACATGTGAGGCACAGCAGGAAATGCACAATTAAGATTTGACTGCAACATTTCTAACATTCATAACAGGTTTTTGACAAGGAGTAGTTAACTGAATTTTATTGGCCAATTTAAAAATGCTCAATTAAACTTCTTTGCTGGATCATGAAAGGTTTTCCACACAACAACTTGTtgcctttgatgtagtaaaatgtcccaagcacttcacaggggcgttatcaaacaactttgacaccgagacacatagagacattaggacagcttggtcaaagaggcaggttttaaggagcatcttaaaaggagaggtggagagatggaccagtttagggagggaattccagagattagggcctacctaggcagatgaaggcatggccaccaatggtggagtgattaaaatcgaggatacgcaagaggccagaactggaggagcacagatatctcagagggttgtagagctggaggaggttacagagatagggagaggtgaggccatggagggatttgaaaacaaggatgagaattttaaaatcgaggccgggagccaatgtaggtcagcgagcacaaggggtgattggtgaacaggacttggtgtgagttaggatacaggcagcagagttttggatgagatcaagtttatggagggtagaagatgggaggccgaccttTAGAtcattggaagagtcaagtccagtggtaacaaaggcatggatgagggttccagcagtagatgagctgaggcaggggcggagacgggcgatgttagaggtagaagtaggcggtcttggtgatgtagcagatatgtggtcagaaactcaATGGGAAAATAggctgcaaatggtctggttcagccttaggcagtggctagggaacagagtttgtggtgggcaattgtggacaatggcttcagtcttcccaatatttagttggaggaaatttctgctcatccggtACTGGATATCGgagaagcagcatgacaaatcagagatagtggTGGTGATagttgaggtggtggtggtgaggtagagctgggtgtcgtcagcacacATGTGGATCCTGACATCGTGTTTTCAGataatgtcgccgaggggcagcatgtagatgagtgtAATAAACACATTTATACTTAACTATCAACCAGCTGATGATTAACTTCAGCTTGTGAACAATGTAACAAATTGAGAATGCAATTTGTTTTCTGAATACATCCAGCGACCTCAGTCCTTGGTGAAAAAGGCTGATCTGGCTGGCTTTAAGACAAAGTCAAAAATGACAGATTTACTTCACCAAATGAGTGGAATAGACATCTTCGGACAGGACAACATAAATACCTTTCAATTTAATTCAAACAAGTTTAAAGTACGTTATTTTCCTTTCATTTTAATGCAAGAGAAAAGAACACTTCTAGTAACTTACCGCCAGTTCTGCCGAGGCCAACCTGCACAGCAGGTTGAAGGCTTTCCTCGCTGTTAAGTAAGTGGGGCATGTGGTGGTAGATATTTGGCACTTGTAGGGCATTTTTGTTGGTCAGAtctttcaacagctttttggcatCATCTGAAAATGCAGTAAGATAGGTGAGTACATTCAGACATCTAAATTTCTTTTTGGGttgggatcggggtggggggggcgtcaAAATATCCCGATATGCTGGCTTATTAGGATAAGTAAAACCTATGATAAAGCAACAATAGTCCTTTTGTCTAAAATACAAAATGAAGGCCCACAATCTTAAAAAGTTAAAACAAAGTGATCTACATACACATATACCAAGCTAAATATTCTAAATGAATAATcacataacttgcatttatatagcgcctttaatgtagtaaaaacatcccaaggcgcttcacaggagtgttatcagacatcgagccacacaaagagatatcaggacaggtgaccaaaagcttggtcaaagaggtaggttttaaggagcgatttaaaggaggagaggtgtagaggtttagggagggaattccagagcttagggtctaggcagatgAAGGTGTAATAGTCCATAACAAAATAGTTGACAACTTGAAGTTCTTACTCTTGGCACCAGGTAATTAAATCCTAGCCTCGAGGCATTCTTACATCATCAAGATAGTGCATGAAGCTTTCATCTCCATCAATGGGTACCACAACTTTGGAGCATGAATTGTGGCCATTTGCAATGGAAGTTATGTGACTCATGGTCCTCTCTGAACCAAACATTGGGAGATAAAAGTTTTGCATGTCTACCGCTAATGGTAATATTAATGTCTGGAGAAATTGATATTGGCAATGATAGAACCAATACCACAAGCCAAATTTCCCCCAAGGATCCCCCCGCCCTAGCCTCGAACGTgcatctctctctagtttctcttctacTTCCCTCATGCCCTGTCCGAGCTCATATTGTCCATGGGACCTACCTCCTGGTCTCTTGACccaattcccactaaactgctgaccacccaacttactGGTAGCAATTAGTACTAATGGTGGCCCTTAAATTCTTAGCCAAACTGGCTCTCTTTCTGCTCATGTTAGTGTTACCCAGCTGCACACAAAATGAGGAAAAGTTGAACTGAATGGGGTTGCATAAAACCAGGCAGCAGGCAGTCACTTCCAGAGATGGAAAACAATTCAGCGTGCTAGTCACCCAAGACTGCTCTCACACACCTATCAGCCAGAGAATGACATTAACAAAAAGCTGGGAGCAAGTTTCCATGTTGTCCTCTCAATGAAGGGCAATATGTTGTGTGGGTAGACTATGGGAAAGGAGGGTAATGCTAATTACATTTGAGTGCAGCTTAGAACCGTGCAATAAAAGCACTGTGTTGAAGCATTTTAATTTAATCTGCTTGAATCCGCTGATCTTTTAATGCCTGCAATCAAACTAATGTCATTTCACTTTTAAGCAGTTTTGGTTGTGACAGCTGCAGTATTTCATTGCCTTTCCTGAAGAACACATGAATCAGATGCATCACCAATACGAATTACCTGAAAAATTGCTCAGAGCCTCTTTGCTCCAATTTGATGCAGCCACTATACGTTTGAACTGCTCCAGGACAGAATTTAGTTCTGAGGAACGCTGCAAAGTTCGATGCTCGGCCACACGAAGACGCTCTCTCAAGGCATGGAACTCGTGCTGATAGACAATTAGCTTTTCTGTGAAtaaatgtggggggggggaaattagcATAAAATCATTCTTAAGAGAAACCATTTTAAGAAATGTCAGTGCTACAGAATTTCTTTAAACGTCTACTTCTCAACACCTGTACACAAGTTGAACTGAATTACATGTTGAATTTAcacgatgattttttttttcaaagcttTGAGGGCAGGTGGCTTTGATACAACTTATTTCTTCTTTTCCCCTTGGATTGCACAATTACTCCCATGAGGTAAGATCCTGTCTCACTTGTTCCACTCTAGGGTGCTGTGGTCAAGACTGCAATAATAAAGCATGACCCCATATTCCATTGCTCCATGGAAGTGAACACTAATGCTAGAAGGAATTTTGCCTCTATCAATACCttagttacctctagactcgactattccaatgctctcctggccaacctcccaccttgcaccctccctagctctgtaacctcctctacgcTTACAACCCtcacagatctctgcactcctccaatcctggcctcttgtgcatccccaattttcatcgctccaccattggctgccgtgcctgcagctgcctaagccctaggctccggaatttcctccctaaatctcttcacctctttctctttaaagacgctccataaaacctacctcttcgaccaagcttttggtcacctgccctaatatctcatgtggctcggtgtcaaattttgtttgataactcccccatgaagcgccttgggatgtctttactatgttaaaggcgctatataaatgcaagttgttgttgaagcaagattttttttgtaatgtttttGTGTTGGATATCAGATATAAAACATAACCcagtaatagttttttttttaaatgctgtaaCCTTTGAACAAGCAGTGCATTTTTATTTTAGTGTGGGTGTACAGCTCAGACTTAACAGAACATTTGGATGATTTTTCAATTACTTTATCTGAATGCCATTTTGAGTACTTGAGGCAGTATGATGTAGAACAAAAGACACTAATAGCTGATTGCAAGGCCCGATTTGAAGGATTATTGTATCATGTGGCAGGCAGATATTGAAGTTGCTGTTTGTAGTGATTCTTTTCTTGTATGTTCAAGATGATTTAGGCCACTTTATTACATTACATAATAAGCCCCAAGACCAAACTTCTTTAGTTAACATTCATTTCAACAGAAGCCAGCATCTTAGAACAGCCTGAGGGTTGATCTGGATCTATCCAACCAGAGGGCAGAGAAAACTAATCAATGCTGGCGAAGAACCGCTACATACTCAGGTTTTTCCAGGTCAGGCATCCCTAAGTCAGTCTCCAGACTTTCAATGTACCATTAAAGTAGATGCAATCAACTGCTTCTATTCATGCAACATATCTTGTTTGATGCGCGATAATGTAGTCACACAGCAGTCAGTCCAGTTCAATATGTAAACTGActtcagttagaatcatagaatcttacagcacaaaaggaggccttttggcctatCATGCCTATGTTGGCTATTtgaaagctgtccaattagtcccactcccctgtgttTCCCCACAGCCCGACAAATTttgccttttcaagtatatatctaatacccttttgaaagttattattgaatatgcttccaccaatctttcagatcatcataacttgctgcattaaaaaaaaaattctcctcatctcccctctggtacttttgccaattatcttaaatcctctggttgccaacccacctgccagtgggaacagtttcttcttatttactcttatcaaagccCCTctcaattttgagcacctctgttaaatctccccataatcgctctgctccaaggagaataatCACAGCTTCACTAGTCTCCCCACATAATTGGTATAATTCagctaaatctcctctgcaccctctccaaggctttggcaTCTTTTCtgaagagtggtgcccagaattggtcataaTACTCTagctgatttataaaggtttagcataacttccttgctcttgaaCTCTTGCCTATAACACCATGGATCCTGAaagctagttttttttttaaaacacaaccaACTTATCCTGCCATTTTCAAGGATATGCATATGTGGATATTGCATGTTTAGTAGTTATCTGACGAGGAACTGGTTCTACAGCAAAAACAAAGCTGGGGCATTTCTCATAAGTTTTTAATTACATGACTATATATATTTGCATTAAAAGTAAAAAGAAATGTAACAACTTCAACAACTTCATTCTGGTAGGATAGAGGAAACAAAATAGCTACCAGAGAGCGAATGGAAAAATACTGAAGTATTTACAAGTTAAAAGATGATTTACACATTATTCAGGAATCAAAACAAAAATTGTTGAGGTTGTTACCATCTGGAAAAGTTGAGG encodes:
- the LOC137308262 gene encoding alpha-1,3-mannosyl-glycoprotein 4-beta-N-acetylglucosaminyltransferase A-like encodes the protein KLIVYQHEFHALRERLRVAEHRTLQRSSELNSVLEQFKRIVAASNWSKEALSNFSDDAKKLLKDLTNKNALQVPNIYHHMPHLLNSEESLQPAVQVGLGRTGVSLVLGIPTVKRKVKSYLAETLHSLMDKLSPEEKLDCVIVVFIGEIDLDHVHSVLDSLEKEFSTEINSGLIEVISPPPAYYPDLTNLKETFGDSKERV